Proteins from a genomic interval of Solea solea chromosome 10, fSolSol10.1, whole genome shotgun sequence:
- the foxk1 gene encoding forkhead box protein K1 produces MADYREDTGARALLALQSAPCSPVRVAMTSRIYHQGSFALQAPSMMEARTDGGILPVRLAGTPPQALARLEGRDFEFVMRQRTVTIGRNSSHGPVDINMGHSSFISRRHLQVIYDDEIGFSLRCLGKNGVFVDGVFQRRGAPPLPLPRECVFRFPSTVIKIQFMSLLDIEDHREKEQPSPPRRPLLPHISPLKISIPTMQQHEEHIRAFGSPLPSPTGTISVPNSCPASPRGAGSSGYRYGRNVTPDLQLAAEFAAKAVSERRSIVEQRGGGSEQRAESAGGDSPKDESKPPYSYAQLIVQAISSAPDKQLTLSGIYAHITKHYPYYRTADKGWQNSIRHNLSLNRYFLKVARSQDEPGKGSFWRVDSASESKLVEQAFRKRRQRGVACFRTPFGPLSSRSAPASPTHQGLLSPPSSGLQTPECMSREGSPIPHDHHEQLANKLASVPEYRYSQSAPGSPVSAQHVIMAAPPHPSILPSGPGKTLALVPGGISQLQPIHLLQNPSQPALTMMRVVTSVPPLSNPPNGYSTLSVGGAESNSEPREAQLNREGVIQTVDSAVQGADGRNLAPGLHQLPVRPITQNGKHTTAAVATATSLANASGLNSALQILAAQASSSPPVLVNRQPSAEMLAEHPGAPQAKRPRMEDDCESESAQQQVTSAQQPVIVAFTSQSHDPRK; encoded by the exons ATGGCAGACTACCGGGAGGACACCGGGGCGAGAGCCTTGCTTGCTCTACAGTCAGCACCGTGCAGTCCCGTGCGTGTCGCGATGACCTCGCGCATATATCACCAGGGCTCGTTCGCCCTCCAGGCTCCTTCGATGATGGAAGCCCGCACGGACGGCGGTATTCTGCCCGTGCGCCTCGCTGGTACTCCTCCACAGGCCCTCGCCAGGCTAGAGGGCCGGGACTTTGAGTTTGTCATGCGCCAGAGGACGGTCACCATAGGCCGGAACTCGTCCCACGGCCCAGTGGACATCAACATGGGCCACTCGAGCTTTATTTCACGGCGACACCTGCAGGTCATTTACGACGACGAAATTGGTTTCTCCCTGCGGTGCCTGGGCAAGAATGGCGTGTTCGTTGACGGGGTGTTCCAGCGGAGAGGGGCGCCGCCACTGCCGCTACCCAGAGA GTGTGTGTTTCGTTTTCCCAGTACGGTCATCAAAATCCAGTTCATGTCACTCCTGGACATTGAGgaccacagagagaaagagcagcCTTCTCCTCCCCGGCGTCCGCTTCTGCCCCACATTTCTCCTCTTAAAATCAGCATTCCCACCATGCAGCAGCATGAAGAGCACATCCGGGCGTTTGGCTCTCCGCTGCCCTCGCCCACAGGCACCATCAG TGTCCCTAACTCCTGTCCAGCCAGTCCACGCGGGGCAGGGTCATCAGGGTATCGCTATGGACGCAACGTGACCCCTGACCTCCAGTTAGCTGCTGAATTTGCTGCCAAGGCCGTTTCTGAGAGACGAAGCATTGTCGAGCAGAGAGGTGGGGGGAGTGAGCAGCGGGCGGAATCTGCTGGTGGAGACAGTCCCAAG GATGAGTCCAAGCCGCCGTACTCCTATGCACAGCTCATCGTCCAGGCCATCTCTTCTGCCCCAGACAAACAGCTGACTCTTAGTGGCATTTATGCCCACATCACTAAACACTACCCCTACTATCGCACTGCAGACAAGGGCTGGCAG AATTCAATCAGACACAACTTGTCCCTCAACCGCTACTTCCTGAAAGTGGCCCGCTCTCAGGATGAACCTGGGAAAGGGAGTTTTTGGCGAGTGGATTCTGCCTCTGAGAGCAAGTTAGTGGAGCAGGCCTTCAGGAAAAGACGGCAAAGGGGAGTTGCTTGCTTTAGGACGCCATTCGGACCTCTCTCTTCTAG AAGTGCCCCTGCATCCCCGACGCACCAGGGGCTTCTTTCTCCTCCATCCAGTGGGCTCCAGACTCCTGAATGTATGAGCAGGGAGGGCTCTCCTATCCCCCACGACCACCACGAACAGCTGGCAAACAAACTGGCATCTGTACCAGAGTATAGGTACTCTCAGAGTGCCCCAG GTTCACCCGTCAGTGCTCAGCATGTCATCATGGCTGCACCCCCTCACCCATCGATCCTGCCCTCAGGACCGGGAAAAACACTTGCTTTGGTTCCAGGTGGCATCAGCCAACTCCAGCCCATCCACTTGCTCCAGAACCCCTCTCAGCCTGCACTCACCATGATGCGGGTGGTTACCAGTGTCCCTCCACTTTCCAACCCTCCAAATGGTTACAGCACCCTTTCTGTTGGAGGAGCAGAAAGCAACAGTGAGCCCCGAG aagccCAGCTGAACAGAGAGGGAGTGATCCAGACTGTGGACAGTGCGGTCCAGGGCGCAGACGGACGGAACCTGGCTCCAGGTTTACATCAACTTCCTGTTCGGCCCATCACTCAAAATGGCAAAcacaccactgctgctgttgccacagcaaccaGCCTTGCTAATGCATCtg GCTTGAACAGTGCTCTCCAGATCTTGGCGGCTCAGGCCTCCAGCTCCCCGCCCGTGCTCGTGAACAGACAGCCCAGTGCAGAAATGTTGGCCGAGCACCCGGGTGCACCCCAGGCCAAGCGGCCAAGGATGGAGGATGATTGTGAAAGTGAATCCGCTCAGCAACAAGTCACATCTGCCCAGCAGCCTGTCATTGTCGCCTTTACATCACAAAGCCATGACcccaggaagtaa
- the LOC131466816 gene encoding cytochrome P450 3A56-like: protein MGYLLYFSAETWTLLAALVTLILVYGSWSYGVFKQMGVPGPKPLLFLGTWMEYRKALVNFDYECFKKYGKIWGIFDGRQPVLCVTDPAMIKSILVKEGYLLFTNRRNFHVNGGMYDAVNFAEDEHWKRIRSVLSPFFTTGKLKEMFDIIKQNSAKLITSMQKTADKDESLDLKEFFGSFSMDGIMSTGFSVDIGSLDNPSDPFVSNVRELARFDFFSPLFLFQVFFPFIIPLYDKMELAYFPSSVTDFYYTVLQKIKNDRKSSKQANRVDSLQLMMDSQKNSTVEKNKGLSDHELLSQGLFMIFAAYETNSSSLTFLAYILARNPHVMKKLQEEIDSTFPNKAPVEYQALMQMEYLDSVINESLRLYPIVLRVERVTKATVEINGLEIPKGMVITVPTWTLHHDPDSWPEPEEFIPERFSKENKQNIDPYTYLPFGEGPRKCIGMRFALMSMKLVAVEILQRFSFSVCEETEIPLEMDNQILLMPKQPIKLKLEKRS from the exons ATGGGCTACCTCCTTTATTTCTCTGCTGAGACGTGGACTCTCCTGGCTGCTCTTGTCACATTGATCCTTGT GTATGGCTCTTGGTCATATGGAGTGTTTAAACAAATGGGCGTTCCTGGTCCCAAACCACTACTTTTTCTGGGCACTTGGATGGAATATAGGAAG GCATTAGTGAATTTTGATTACGAATGCTTCAAGAAATATGGAAAAATATGGGG AATTTTCGATGGCCGGCAGCCTGTGCTGTGTGTCACAGATCCTGCCATGATAAAAAGCATTCTGGTAAAGGAGGGTTACCTCCTGTTCACCAACCGCAGA AACTTCCATGTGAATGGGGGAATGTACGATGCCGTGAACTTCGCTGAAGATGAGCACTGGAAGAGGATCCGCAGTGTCCTCTCGCCCTTCTTTACCACAGGAAAACTGAAAGAG ATGTTTGACATAATAAAGCAAAACTCTGCCAAGCTGATCACCAGCATGCAAAAGACGGCAGACAAGGATGAGTCCCTGGACCTGAAGGA GTTCTTCGGATCCTTCAGTATGGATGGAATAATGAGCACAGGATTCAGTGTAGACATCGGCTCGCTCGACAACCCCTCTGACCCATTTGTCTCTAACGTTAGGGAGTTGGCCAGGTTTGACTTTTTCagtcctctcttcctctttcagg TCTTCTTCCCCTTCATAATCCCATTATATGACAAGATGGAGCTTGCCTATTTCCCTTCCTCCGTCACAGACTTTTATTACACTGTACTGCAGAAGATCAAGAATGATAGAAAGTCCAGCAAACAAGCT AATCGAGTGGATTCCCTTCAGTTGATGATGGACTCCCAGAAAAACAGCACAGTCGAGAAGAATAAAg GTTTAAGTGATCATGAGCTCCTTTCTCAAGGCCTGTTTATGATCTTCGCTGCGTatgaaacaaacagcagctcacTGACTTTCCTGGCTTACATTCTGGCGAGAAACCCTCATGTCATGAaaaagctgcaggaggagatTGACTCCACCTTCCCTAACAAG gCTCCTGTTGAGTACCAGGCCCTGATGCAAATGGAATATCTAGACAGTGTCATCAATGAGTCTCTTCGATTGTACCCCATCGTCCTACGCGTGGAGCGTGTGACCAAGGCAACTGTGGAGATAAATGGTCTTGAGATTCCAAAAGGAATGGTTATCACGGTCCCCACTTGGACTCTGCACCACGACCCTGACTCCTGGCCCGAACCGGAGGAATTCATACCTGAGAG GTTCAGCAAGGAAAACAAGCAGAATATTGATCCCTACACATATTTGCCTTTCGGAGAAGGGCCAAGAAAATGCATTGGAATGCGATTTGCTCTGATGTCGATGAAACTTGTAGCTGTGGAGATCCTCCAGAGGTtcagcttctctgtgtgtgaggagactGAG ATCCCGCTCGAGATGGACAACCAGATTCTGCTAATGCCAAAACAACCAATCAAACTGAAGCTGGAAAAACGCAGCTAA
- the LOC131466815 gene encoding cytochrome P450 3A56-like, with the protein MGYLLYFSPETWTLLVALVTLILVYGSFSYGVFKQMGVPGPKPLLFLGTWMEYRKGLIHFDHECFKKYGKVWGIFDGRQPVLCVTDPAMIKTILVKEGYLLFTNRRNFHVNGAMYDIMTIAEDEQWKRIRSVVSPFFTTGKLKEMFDIIKQNSANLITNMQKTADKDESLDLKEFFGSFSMDAITSTAFSVDIGSLNNPSDPFVSNVKKLARFNLFSPLFLTLVFFPFVVPLYDKMELGFFPSSVTDFFYTALQKIKNDRKSSKQANRVDSLQLMMDSQKNSTVEKNKGLSDHELLSQALILIFTAYETVSSSLTFLAYNLARNPHVMKKLQEEIDSTFPNKAPVEYQALMQMEYLDSVINESLRLYPIVLRVERVTKASVEINGLEIPKGMVITIPAYTLHRDPDFWPEPEEFIPERFSKENKQNIDPYTYLPFGEGPRKCIGMRFALMSMKLVAVEILQRFSFSVCEETEIPFELDNQILLMPKRPIKLKLVPRSEKCS; encoded by the exons ATGGGCTACCTCCTTTATTTCTCTCCTGAGACGTGGACTCTCCTGGTTGCTCTTGTCACATTGATCCTTGT GTATGGCTCCTTTTCATATGGAGTGTTTAAACAAATGGGCGTGCCTGGTCCCAAACCGCTACTGTTTCTGGGCACTTGGATGGAATATAGGAAG ggACTAATTCACTTTGATCATGAATGCTTCAAGAAATATGGAAAAGTATGGGG AATTTTCGATGGCCGGCAGCCTGTGCTGTGTGTCACAGATCCTGCCATGATAAAAACCATTCTGGTGAAGGAGGGATACCTTCTGTTCACCAACCGCAGA AACTTCCATGTGAATGGGGCAATGTACGATATCATGACCATCGCTGAAGATGAGCAGTGGAAGAGGATCCGCAGTGTCGTCTCTCCCTTCTTCACCACAGGAAAACTGAAAGAG ATGTTTGACATAATTAAGCAAAACTCTGCCAACCTGATCACCAACATGCAAAAGACGGCAGACAAGGATGAGTCCCTGGACCTGAAGGA ATTCTTCGGATCCTTCAGTATGGATGCAATAACCAGCACAGCATTCAGTGTAGACATCGGCTCACTCAACAACCCCTCTGACCCATTTGTCTCTAACGTTAAGAAGCTAGCCAGGTTTAACTTATTCAGCCCTCTCTTCCTCACTCTGG TCTTCTTCCCCTTCGTGGTCCCGTTATATGACAAGATGGAGCTCGGCTTTTTCCCTTCCTCTGTCACAGACTTTTTTTACACTGCACTGCAGAAGATCAAGAATGATAGAAAGTCCAGCAAACAAGCT AATCGAGTGGATTCCCTTCAGTTGATGATGGACTCCCAGAAAAACAGCACAGTCGAGAAGAATAAAg GTTTAAGTGATCATGAGCTCCTTTCTCAAGCCCTGATTTTGATCTTTACTGCGTATGAAACAGTCAGCAGCTCACTGACTTTCCTGGCTTATAATCTGGCGAGAAACCCTCATGTCATGAaaaagctgcaggaggagatTGACTCCACCTTCCCTAACAAG gCTCCTGTTGAGTACCAGGCCCTGATGCAAATGGAATATCTAGACAGTGTCATCAATGAGTCTCTTCGATTGTACCCCATCGTCCTACGCGTGGAGCGTGTGACCAAGGCATCTGTGGAGATAAATGGTCTTGAGATTCCAAAAGGAATGGTTATCACGATCCCCGCATATACCCTGCACCGCGACCCTGACTTCTGGCCCGAACCAGAGGAATTCATACCTGAGAG GTTCAGCAAGGAAAACAAGCAGAATATTGATCCCTATACATATTTGCCTTTCGGAGAAGGGCCAAGAAAATGCATTGGAATGCGATTTGCTCTGATGTCGATGAAACTTGTAGCTGTGGAGATCCTCCAGAGGTtcagcttctctgtgtgtgaggagactGAG ATCCCGTTCGAGTTGGACAACCAGATTCTGCTAATGCCAAAACGACCAATCAAACTGAAGCTGGTGCCACGTTCGGAAAAATGCAgctaa